One genomic segment of Clostridium estertheticum subsp. estertheticum includes these proteins:
- a CDS encoding cell wall hydrolase has protein sequence MAYSARELLARIIKCEAGGEGENGMKAVASVIMNRVNVADGEYLRIGQGDLRKVIFQTGQFDCVSSVLGGMANPQTIWSSPPEQIHYDIADWALAGNRLYSTGESLWYFNPYLPGCPYEFPFNGSGTFQVSVLQHCFYNPTARYYTT, from the coding sequence ATGGCTTACAGTGCTAGAGAGTTATTGGCTCGAATAATAAAATGTGAGGCTGGTGGGGAGGGCGAAAATGGAATGAAAGCCGTTGCCTCTGTAATTATGAACAGAGTTAATGTAGCCGATGGTGAATATCTTAGAATAGGTCAAGGTGATTTAAGAAAAGTTATTTTTCAAACAGGCCAATTTGATTGTGTATCTTCTGTACTTGGCGGTATGGCTAATCCTCAAACAATTTGGTCAAGTCCACCAGAACAAATACATTATGATATTGCTGATTGGGCTTTAGCTGGAAACAGATTATATTCAACAGGTGAATCCTTATGGTATTTTAATCCATACCTACCTGGTTGTCCATATGAATTTCCATTTAATGGTAGTGGCACCTTTCAAGTCTCAGTTCTTCAGCATTGCTTCTACAATCCAACAGCACGCTATTACACTACTTAA
- a CDS encoding serine/threonine-protein kinase: MLNSGDILDGKYEVIRTLGKGGMGVVYLCKNIILGNLWAIKEVIQDKKNIDILTEANILKNLNHPGIRKIIDTFYSNNNLYMVQDYVDGQTLKEYVKANGIIQIEKICRIVSDLCDIIGYLHNQNPIIIYRDIKPSNIMIMKSGKVVLIDFGISKVYKNDMSQDIDMICAGSNGYAAPEQYGSGKCCMQTDIYGIGMLIYFMVKGRTPYTGIEPLLDENYGPEINNKLKKIIQKCVKIDINERYALVEDLKEAISNILPKNEKVKLEILNNSNISKSVITKKVNIKIINKSMYDRSIRIFFCFTFAIIASIYILYGNKKESTLSNTADAKEIVSPIVGSSSIEQNSIKEFIKKPTRTIRVVPTKGISSSIAQ, translated from the coding sequence ATGTTAAATAGTGGAGATATATTAGACGGAAAATATGAGGTAATTAGAACCCTAGGAAAAGGTGGAATGGGTGTTGTTTATTTATGCAAAAACATAATACTTGGAAATCTTTGGGCGATAAAAGAAGTAATACAAGATAAAAAAAATATAGATATTTTAACAGAAGCTAATATTTTAAAAAATTTAAATCATCCAGGTATTCGGAAAATAATTGATACATTTTATTCGAATAACAATTTATATATGGTTCAGGACTATGTAGATGGACAAACATTAAAGGAATATGTTAAGGCAAACGGTATAATACAAATAGAAAAAATTTGTAGGATAGTATCAGATTTATGTGATATTATAGGCTATTTACATAATCAAAATCCAATCATTATATATAGAGATATAAAACCATCTAATATAATGATAATGAAAAGTGGAAAAGTTGTGTTAATAGATTTTGGTATTTCGAAAGTTTATAAGAATGATATGTCACAGGATATAGATATGATATGTGCGGGATCTAATGGTTATGCAGCTCCAGAGCAATACGGTTCAGGGAAATGTTGCATGCAAACAGATATATATGGAATTGGAATGTTAATATACTTTATGGTAAAGGGGAGGACTCCGTATACAGGCATAGAACCTCTTTTGGATGAAAATTATGGACCGGAAATTAATAATAAACTGAAAAAGATAATACAAAAGTGTGTAAAAATTGATATTAATGAGAGATATGCCTTAGTAGAAGACTTAAAGGAAGCTATTTCAAATATATTACCAAAGAATGAAAAAGTAAAATTAGAAATCTTAAATAATTCTAATATCAGCAAAAGTGTAATTACAAAAAAAGTTAATATTAAAATTATAAATAAGTCTATGTACGATAGGTCTATTAGGATCTTTTTCTGCTTTACATTTGCAATTATAGCGAGTATTTATATTTTGTATGGGAATAAAAAAGAAAGTACACTTTCGAATACTGCAGATGCAAAAGAAATAGTTAGTCCTATAGTGGGATCATCAAGCATAGAACAAAATTCTATAAAGGAATTTATAAAGAAACCGACAAGGACAATTAGGGTAGTTCCGACAAAAGGAATATCTAGTTCAATAGCTCAATGA
- a CDS encoding NlpC/P60 family protein: MMKRKILPLLISIGLTMFVSISAIAAPLSQQQDSYSLAQKNLEKLELSIENLDFNIENIYSGIDKAKYDIISTQKKIDQNTKDILVAQSNIKVEQALFNERMRSMYMNGAGSYVEILLDSNGVGDLISRVENIKNIVEYDNKIIKGLNDKKEAIEVTQKSLNANKVKVLALKVNNENKLDKLSAEKRVQSKLIVESKKQQELHKDEISQTSKQDVVMNTQSVKQITPSRGNVVREVEAEPSTQGSAPGQSSSTSSNAIIEYAKTFLGTPYQWGANGPNTFDCSGFTKYVYAHFGIGMGRTTYDQITQGKYVSRDNLQAGDLVFFGTGSPHHVGIYVGNGSYIHAPQTGEVVKISQMTRSDYMSARRFK, translated from the coding sequence ATGATGAAAAGAAAAATATTACCATTACTTATATCAATTGGGTTAACTATGTTTGTAAGTATCTCAGCAATAGCTGCGCCATTATCACAGCAACAGGACTCTTATAGTTTAGCACAGAAGAATTTAGAAAAATTAGAGTTATCTATTGAGAATCTAGATTTTAATATTGAAAATATCTACTCTGGGATTGACAAAGCAAAATATGATATCATTAGTACTCAAAAGAAAATAGATCAAAATACAAAAGATATACTAGTTGCACAAAGCAATATAAAAGTGGAACAAGCCCTATTTAATGAGCGAATGAGATCCATGTATATGAATGGTGCAGGTAGCTACGTGGAAATATTACTCGACTCAAATGGAGTAGGGGATCTTATTTCTAGAGTGGAGAATATAAAAAATATTGTAGAATATGATAACAAAATTATTAAAGGATTAAATGACAAAAAAGAAGCTATTGAAGTTACTCAAAAATCTCTAAATGCTAATAAGGTAAAAGTTCTAGCATTAAAGGTAAATAATGAAAATAAATTGGACAAGCTTAGTGCAGAGAAAAGAGTACAAAGTAAATTAATTGTTGAATCTAAAAAACAGCAGGAATTACATAAGGATGAAATATCACAAACATCTAAACAGGATGTTGTTATGAATACTCAGAGTGTTAAACAAATTACTCCATCAAGAGGTAATGTGGTAAGGGAAGTGGAAGCTGAACCTAGCACGCAAGGAAGTGCACCAGGGCAATCATCATCAACTAGTTCAAATGCAATAATAGAATATGCTAAGACATTTTTAGGGACACCGTATCAATGGGGTGCTAATGGCCCAAATACATTTGATTGCTCAGGCTTTACTAAATATGTATATGCTCATTTTGGAATCGGTATGGGTAGGACTACATATGACCAGATAACTCAGGGTAAATATGTGTCTAGAGATAATTTACAAGCAGGAGATTTAGTCTTCTTTGGAACAGGAAGTCCTCATCATGTTGGTATCTATGTGGGAAATGGTTCATATATACATGCACCTCAAACAGGTGAAGTAGTAAAAATATCACAGATGACAAGAAGCGATTATATGTCAGCAAGAAGATTTAAATAA
- a CDS encoding DUF3810 domain-containing protein — protein MKFSLSRKQLFLILLLPIGISLTQLCRVYPNFTERFYSLFIYKIIVTTISSITDFFPFSLAECIIISFSAFVLLYISKTIFSLLRHKNKRKRILKNMLLNALAISGLIYFSFQLLWGFNYQRLPLAKTLKLDVHNSTTNELALLCKDLITSSNTLREKISQNKNGIMKLSNNKKAILETAHLGYDKASLQFVILKGTYGAPKGILFSHQMCYTGITGFYFPFTSEININIAEPDSYLPFTISHEMAHQIGFAKEDEANFIAYIACINNPDINFKYSGTLAALTYSLGSLRQYDPQKYKELISVCSKGVLNDMLYNENFWKNYSGRIEKISEGINDTYLKSASQRSGLKSYSAMVDLLLANYRKK, from the coding sequence ATGAAATTTTCTTTATCTAGAAAACAATTATTTTTAATTTTACTTTTACCAATAGGTATTTCACTCACTCAATTGTGTAGGGTATATCCAAATTTTACAGAGAGATTTTATTCCTTATTTATTTATAAAATAATTGTTACTACTATAAGTTCTATTACAGACTTTTTCCCCTTTTCTCTTGCAGAATGTATAATTATATCTTTTTCAGCGTTTGTATTATTGTATATTTCTAAAACAATTTTTAGTTTGTTAAGACACAAAAATAAAAGAAAAAGAATTCTAAAAAATATGTTATTAAATGCACTTGCAATATCAGGACTAATATATTTTTCATTCCAACTTTTGTGGGGTTTTAACTATCAAAGGCTTCCACTAGCTAAAACACTCAAATTAGATGTTCATAATTCAACCACAAATGAACTTGCACTTCTATGCAAAGACCTTATAACTAGTTCAAATACATTAAGGGAGAAAATAAGTCAAAATAAAAACGGTATAATGAAACTTTCCAATAACAAAAAAGCCATTTTGGAAACTGCTCACCTAGGATATGATAAGGCCTCATTACAATTCGTAATATTAAAAGGCACTTATGGAGCACCTAAGGGCATATTATTCTCACATCAAATGTGTTATACGGGGATTACAGGTTTTTATTTTCCCTTTACAAGTGAAATAAATATCAATATAGCAGAACCTGATTCATATCTACCTTTTACGATATCTCATGAGATGGCTCATCAAATAGGCTTTGCAAAAGAAGATGAAGCAAACTTTATTGCTTATATAGCCTGTATAAATAATCCTGATATAAATTTTAAATATTCTGGTACACTTGCAGCATTAACATATTCACTTGGTTCATTAAGACAATATGATCCTCAAAAATATAAGGAACTGATTTCAGTTTGTAGTAAAGGTGTGCTTAATGATATGCTCTATAATGAAAACTTTTGGAAAAATTATTCTGGTCGTATTGAAAAAATTAGTGAAGGAATCAATGACACTTATCTTAAATCTGCAAGTCAAAGATCCGGCCTAAAAAGCTATAGTGCGATGGTGGACCTGCTTCTTGCTAATTACAGAAAAAAATAA
- the mscL gene encoding large-conductance mechanosensitive channel protein MscL → MLHMFKEFKDFALKGNVLDLALAVVIGGAFSKIVASLVTDLITPILGIIIGGINVSSLKYNIPSSISGGVAVSINYGLFIQSVINFLIIAFSLFIFIKVIQSVQKKKTEKIIVKGPSNEEILLREIRDLLKQK, encoded by the coding sequence GTGTTACATATGTTTAAAGAATTTAAAGACTTCGCTCTTAAAGGAAATGTTTTAGATTTGGCATTAGCTGTTGTTATTGGCGGTGCATTTTCTAAAATAGTTGCTTCTTTAGTTACTGATCTTATAACCCCTATACTTGGTATAATAATAGGTGGAATCAATGTTTCTAGTTTAAAATATAATATACCCTCATCCATATCTGGTGGAGTAGCTGTATCAATCAATTATGGATTATTTATTCAATCTGTAATAAACTTTTTAATAATTGCATTTTCACTTTTTATCTTTATAAAAGTTATACAATCTGTCCAAAAGAAAAAGACAGAAAAAATAATTGTAAAAGGTCCCTCCAATGAAGAAATATTATTACGTGAAATCAGAGACTTATTGAAGCAAAAATAA
- a CDS encoding rhodanese-like domain-containing protein gives MFDSNVKNVSAKEAYDLIKDDKEFVILDVRSKEEYDSGHIPGAKLVPVQVLTSMIDELDKYKEKKVLVYCASGRRSPIAVDTLADNDFKNIYHLSRGIASWKYDRSK, from the coding sequence ATGTTTGATTCAAATGTTAAAAATGTAAGTGCAAAAGAAGCTTATGATCTTATAAAAGATGACAAAGAATTTGTTATTTTAGATGTACGAAGTAAAGAGGAATACGATAGTGGTCACATTCCAGGAGCAAAACTTGTTCCAGTTCAAGTTCTTACGTCAATGATTGATGAACTTGATAAATATAAAGAAAAGAAAGTACTTGTTTATTGTGCATCCGGTAGAAGAAGCCCAATAGCCGTAGATACTTTGGCAGACAATGATTTCAAAAATATATATCATCTAAGTCGTGGGATAGCTTCTTGGAAATACGATAGATCTAAATAG
- a CDS encoding GerAB/ArcD/ProY family transporter yields MKNEMISVRQGIILIIMFLIGSTFLIGSGGIAKQDAWISIIIAILWACILYLMYSNILSLYPGQDLYDITKLLMGKFIGNIINILMIWFAFHLGTLVLRNLSEFTNALVLPDTPVILPMFFLTILLIWSVKAGIEVLGRWSEFFILVVFIIFISISSLSTSLIDISNLKPILRDGIDPVLKGAFSSFAFPFSEAVVFLMVFSNIAKIKNYKKTFLLGLLLGGGLVFVATFRNILVLGGETISRVYFPSSLVISLIHYGDLIQRLETTVIVEFLVCVFVKISICILAVCNGISKVFGFNDYKFIASPVALLMLSFSLFIFKSTMEMESWASDIYPYYAFIFAVIIPLIIFILAKIKNRNSKTTKVIK; encoded by the coding sequence ATGAAAAACGAAATGATATCTGTAAGGCAAGGAATTATACTTATAATAATGTTCTTAATTGGAAGCACTTTTTTGATTGGTTCAGGTGGCATTGCAAAACAAGATGCATGGATTTCAATAATTATCGCTATCTTATGGGCTTGTATATTATACCTTATGTATTCTAATATTTTATCTTTATATCCTGGACAAGATTTATATGATATAACAAAACTGCTTATGGGAAAGTTTATAGGAAATATAATAAATATACTAATGATCTGGTTTGCCTTTCATCTTGGAACCTTAGTTCTTAGGAACCTATCAGAATTCACCAATGCCTTAGTCTTACCCGATACACCAGTAATATTACCTATGTTTTTTTTAACAATTTTGCTTATATGGAGTGTAAAAGCAGGTATCGAAGTCTTAGGAAGATGGTCTGAGTTTTTTATTTTGGTTGTATTTATAATATTTATTTCTATATCTTCTTTATCAACATCTCTAATAGATATAAGCAATTTAAAACCAATACTTAGAGATGGTATCGACCCAGTTTTAAAAGGGGCTTTCTCGAGTTTTGCTTTTCCATTTTCTGAAGCTGTAGTTTTTTTGATGGTATTTTCAAACATAGCTAAAATAAAAAATTATAAGAAAACATTTTTATTAGGCTTATTATTAGGTGGAGGCTTGGTTTTCGTAGCAACATTTAGAAATATCTTAGTGCTAGGAGGTGAAACCATATCTAGAGTATATTTTCCATCTAGCTTGGTCATAAGCCTTATCCATTATGGTGATTTGATTCAAAGACTTGAAACCACAGTAATCGTTGAATTTTTAGTATGCGTGTTTGTTAAAATAAGTATATGTATACTCGCAGTTTGTAATGGTATTTCTAAAGTGTTTGGGTTTAATGATTATAAATTTATTGCATCGCCTGTAGCTCTTTTGATGTTAAGCTTTTCATTATTCATTTTTAAAAGCACCATGGAAATGGAATCTTGGGCTTCAGATATATACCCATATTACGCTTTCATTTTTGCAGTTATAATTCCTTTAATTATTTTTATTTTAGCAAAAATTAAAAATAGAAATTCAAAAACCACAAAAGTAATTAAATAA
- a CDS encoding Ger(x)C family spore germination protein produces MKKKIVIIISIIIICPIMFCGCWNYSEIDKLGIVAGMAVDKDILSGKYILTIELITSESQGASSTTSSKTYTSEGYSIFNAERTMVSKVGLALFWSQAKVVIISESVANSGVLPVLDWVNRDSDLRPDMWLLISKGNNASEILKSTVNPNQIASFNLDDTMNLQYLLSKFPASRVWSFVDKLSLKGHCQTVATVKNELDDDIITSHVDGSAIFKSDKLVGYLDGTETLYMLMIKNKIQEGLIPLKKVAGSDTNVTLEIFENKTKLTPHYRNGKASLTIDIDPVVIIAEVEGNKDFMNEEYLKTLQSETEKQIENNIQSLISKIQKNYDNDVLGLGDIFEKENPKAYDDFRNKGENLFTKIKTNVNVHLQIKGSGRTKKPIPIKIN; encoded by the coding sequence ATGAAGAAAAAAATAGTAATAATAATTTCTATTATAATTATATGTCCTATTATGTTTTGTGGGTGCTGGAACTATAGTGAAATAGATAAATTAGGAATAGTAGCCGGTATGGCAGTAGATAAAGATATCCTATCAGGTAAGTATATCCTTACAATAGAACTTATAACTTCAGAATCTCAAGGCGCTTCCTCCACCACAAGTTCTAAAACCTACACCTCAGAAGGTTACAGTATATTTAATGCAGAAAGAACTATGGTATCAAAAGTTGGGTTAGCACTATTTTGGAGTCAAGCAAAGGTAGTAATAATAAGCGAATCAGTGGCAAATAGTGGTGTACTTCCTGTACTTGATTGGGTAAATCGTGATTCTGATCTTAGACCAGATATGTGGCTTCTGATATCAAAGGGTAATAATGCCTCTGAAATTTTAAAATCAACTGTCAACCCTAATCAGATAGCTTCTTTTAATCTTGACGATACTATGAATCTGCAATACCTACTTTCTAAGTTTCCTGCTTCGAGAGTATGGTCCTTTGTTGACAAATTATCATTAAAAGGACATTGTCAAACAGTAGCTACAGTTAAAAATGAACTTGATGATGATATAATAACCTCCCATGTGGATGGATCTGCTATATTTAAGTCTGATAAGCTTGTAGGATATCTAGATGGTACTGAAACTTTATACATGCTTATGATTAAGAATAAAATACAAGAAGGTTTAATTCCCTTAAAAAAAGTTGCCGGTTCTGACACAAACGTAACCTTAGAAATATTTGAAAACAAGACTAAATTAACACCTCATTATAGAAATGGGAAAGCTTCTCTTACAATTGATATAGACCCAGTTGTAATTATAGCTGAAGTTGAAGGTAATAAAGATTTTATGAACGAAGAATATTTAAAAACACTTCAGAGTGAAACAGAAAAACAAATCGAAAATAATATTCAATCTTTAATTAGTAAAATACAAAAAAATTATGATAACGATGTTTTAGGTCTGGGTGATATCTTTGAGAAAGAGAACCCAAAGGCATATGATGACTTCAGAAATAAGGGAGAAAACCTTTTTACAAAGATAAAAACTAATGTTAATGTACACTTACAAATAAAGGGTAGTGGTAGAACAAAAAAGCCTATCCCTATAAAAATTAATTAA
- a CDS encoding spore germination protein: MNTNDFSNIKLSKSLDENINIIKNIFINDTTVVYRSLSIGKHNNPKCMIIYIDGMVNLKVINEDVIKPLLLNDIPVVDNSNIIHILIQRVLLTADNKKNSSVDNIINGIIYGKTMLFIDGIDQVISINTIGWQTRSISEPQAETIVRGPREGFTESMNLNLTLLRRRLINPNLKFEFMRIGKQTKTQICICYIDGIAKEDIHKELMTRLNSIDIDGILDSGYIEELIKDAPYSPFRTIINTERPDVVVGKLLEGRFAIICDGSPVILTLPTIFVEVFQSNEDYYDNFLYSSFIRILRWLCFFISTSIPAIYVALVTFHQELIPTPLLISIYAARKGVPFPSLVEVLSMTIIFEILKEAGLRMPKNVGGAVTIVGALVLGDAAVNARLVSAPVVEITAITGIAGIMLPQVLGVVSIRIIFLILSSFLGFYGYIFGVMGLVLHMMSLRSFGIPYMTNVPSFSAQDIKDTVIRAPWWDMYLRPKMFSKNKKRMKK; encoded by the coding sequence ATGAATACAAATGATTTTTCAAATATAAAACTATCAAAATCCTTAGATGAAAATATTAATATAATAAAAAATATTTTCATTAACGATACAACCGTCGTATATAGATCTCTATCAATTGGAAAACATAACAACCCTAAGTGTATGATTATTTATATTGACGGAATGGTAAATTTAAAAGTAATTAACGAGGATGTTATAAAACCACTCCTATTAAACGATATACCAGTAGTTGACAATAGTAATATTATACATATTCTAATACAACGGGTGCTTCTAACTGCGGATAACAAAAAAAACTCCTCTGTTGATAATATAATCAATGGAATTATATACGGTAAAACTATGCTTTTCATAGATGGAATAGATCAGGTAATTTCTATAAACACCATTGGATGGCAAACTAGATCAATTTCGGAACCTCAAGCAGAAACTATAGTTCGCGGTCCTCGTGAAGGCTTTACAGAATCAATGAATTTAAACCTTACACTTCTTAGGCGTCGGCTTATAAATCCAAATTTAAAATTTGAATTTATGAGAATTGGTAAACAAACCAAAACGCAAATATGTATATGTTATATTGATGGCATAGCAAAAGAAGATATTCATAAAGAACTAATGACAAGACTAAATAGTATTGATATTGATGGTATTTTAGATTCTGGTTATATAGAAGAACTTATAAAAGACGCTCCCTATTCTCCCTTTAGGACCATTATTAATACTGAAAGGCCTGATGTGGTAGTAGGTAAGCTCCTCGAGGGTAGGTTTGCAATTATCTGTGATGGAAGTCCTGTTATTTTAACTCTCCCAACTATTTTTGTAGAGGTATTTCAGAGTAATGAAGATTATTATGACAACTTTTTATACTCCTCCTTTATTAGAATTTTACGTTGGTTATGCTTTTTTATTTCAACAAGTATTCCAGCAATTTATGTGGCCCTTGTAACTTTCCATCAAGAACTAATTCCAACTCCGCTCCTTATAAGTATATATGCTGCAAGAAAAGGTGTACCTTTTCCTTCACTTGTTGAAGTGCTTAGTATGACCATCATATTTGAAATACTTAAAGAGGCGGGTCTTAGGATGCCTAAAAATGTTGGTGGAGCTGTTACCATAGTAGGCGCCTTAGTGCTTGGTGATGCTGCAGTTAATGCAAGACTTGTGAGTGCCCCCGTAGTTGAGATTACTGCAATAACTGGGATTGCAGGTATTATGCTACCTCAAGTTTTGGGTGTAGTTTCTATACGAATAATTTTTTTAATTTTATCTTCTTTCCTAGGCTTTTATGGTTATATTTTTGGCGTTATGGGCTTAGTTCTTCATATGATGTCACTCCGTTCATTTGGTATACCATATATGACTAACGTACCCTCTTTTTCTGCTCAAGATATAAAAGATACAGTAATTAGGGCTCCCTGGTGGGATATGTATTTAAGACCGAAGATGTTTTCAAAAAATAAAAAACGAATGAAGAAATAA
- a CDS encoding MATE family efflux transporter codes for MANKYTMNEVLNTSLPVVAEITIYTLMSIFDLMIIGRYGGNIAVSAVGLSNNLTNAFIEVFISGGFCISIVSLVSRLVGAGKYKNAERFASLGFILGIGFCLIITIVVFFFGKELLYLLGARNEILKIGYSYIKINSVGLFFFMSMRLLNSILIGYGNTFIPFVCSLIVLFIKIILNYLLVFGIVFNTRGIDGSAIASTVAYLCGFVFCFYYTVFKSQVKLKLIYVFSVCFNDIKRILVLAIPCSMEEAAFSISKLMCVSVIIKSGSVSFAADAIANMIEGISVMPSIGFGIAVITLVGINVGKRDYRQAKKVAFNCAFYAAAMMSIFAIIFLFMPNLLVDLFVNNNEKKVAYLAGKCLAIGAAEQPFIGLSLVFAGALKGIGDVKSPFLISCFTSWIIRLPLTYYFINVLNSSITAVWWITAFQWGVDALLMFIFFEYKSNKVSNGSKGSLI; via the coding sequence ATGGCGAATAAGTATACAATGAATGAAGTACTCAATACTTCGCTACCGGTAGTTGCGGAGATAACAATATATACATTAATGTCTATATTTGATTTAATGATTATAGGGAGATATGGTGGAAATATAGCGGTAAGTGCTGTAGGGTTAAGTAATAATTTAACAAATGCATTTATAGAAGTATTTATTTCAGGAGGATTTTGTATAAGTATTGTTTCGCTAGTTTCTAGACTAGTGGGTGCGGGGAAATATAAAAATGCTGAGAGATTCGCGTCATTAGGATTTATTTTAGGAATTGGGTTTTGTTTAATTATTACAATAGTAGTTTTTTTCTTTGGTAAAGAGCTTCTTTATTTACTGGGGGCTAGGAATGAAATACTTAAAATAGGATATTCATATATAAAGATAAACTCTGTAGGCTTATTTTTTTTCATGAGTATGAGGCTTTTAAATTCCATTTTAATAGGATATGGGAATACTTTCATACCATTTGTATGTTCTTTAATTGTACTTTTTATAAAGATTATTCTGAATTATTTATTAGTTTTTGGTATCGTGTTTAATACAAGGGGAATAGATGGGTCAGCTATAGCATCTACAGTGGCTTATTTATGTGGATTTGTTTTTTGTTTTTATTATACTGTATTTAAATCACAAGTTAAACTCAAATTAATCTATGTTTTTTCTGTATGTTTTAATGATATTAAAAGAATACTAGTACTAGCTATTCCATGTTCAATGGAAGAAGCAGCTTTTAGTATCAGTAAGCTTATGTGCGTTTCTGTTATAATTAAATCTGGGAGTGTTTCATTTGCAGCTGATGCAATAGCTAACATGATAGAGGGTATCTCAGTTATGCCAAGTATTGGCTTTGGCATTGCGGTTATTACTCTAGTAGGTATTAATGTCGGGAAAAGAGATTATAGGCAAGCGAAAAAAGTTGCGTTTAACTGCGCATTTTACGCAGCAGCTATGATGAGTATATTTGCAATAATATTCTTATTTATGCCAAATCTTTTAGTGGATTTATTTGTAAATAATAATGAGAAAAAAGTTGCTTATTTAGCAGGAAAGTGTCTTGCAATTGGAGCAGCAGAGCAGCCTTTTATAGGCTTATCATTAGTATTTGCAGGAGCACTAAAGGGGATAGGTGATGTAAAGAGTCCATTTTTAATTAGCTGTTTTACAAGTTGGATTATAAGGTTACCATTAACATATTATTTTATTAATGTTTTAAATTCCTCAATTACAGCGGTTTGGTGGATAACTGCATTTCAATGGGGAGTAGATGCACTACTTATGTTTATTTTCTTTGAGTATAAATCCAATAAAGTATCAAATGGATCAAAAGGGAGTCTGATTTAA